One Ictalurus furcatus strain D&B chromosome 7, Billie_1.0, whole genome shotgun sequence genomic window, CGTGACTGCGATCTGCTCATTTATCGAGTGAGTTCTGGTGCGTAAAGATTAAAGGAACTGGGCAAAAAGGGTTGAATCTTATCTCTCTTTTCCCCTACAGTATAGTGACCATTGTTCCTCTAAACAAAGCTTTAATTTACTTAAtttacaaccaaaaaaaaaaaaaaaaacgccaacGATTTGCAAATTGATATTCGACCAAGCAGCATTTGCCATCACATTGAGTCATTTGCTTCAGTGctttgtttaaacattttgcaTAGAAGCTTTTTTCCACTGCACCATGACCTAGAACATGTGCGGCATTGTTCAGTCAAATTTGGACATATTTTCAAGCGACAGGTTAAAGAAAGTTTCAAAAGAGatcttttccaataacaccaTGATTGAAACAGATCTAGTTATATAATGTATAGATTGTAATTGTTATTAGCGTTACACTACATATTATAAAATGGAGGTTAGCTCACTGACTACAGTCGGCTCTCTACTGAAATGAGTTTCGGTGCctaaaagaatgaaagaaagtgtGCAAACGTGTTCAATCTTATCCATCTTTCCACCCTGCAGTATAATGACCATTAATCTTTTTAATCAAAACATCGtgttttacttttattacttttctGCCAGTGCAGGAGAAACTGAGCAATAGGTATAATATGAGGACACAGAGGTTTTGTAAACTACTCAAGTGAAAGTAGATTAAATGCTGCAGTCATTTACTTCAGTGCTTTGTTTAGACATTTTGCATggaagctttttttcttttttccattgcACCATGACCAAGAAGTATGTTGTAACCAGgcaaatttaagaaaaaatcaaacaaacaaacaaacaaacaaacaaaaaaaacaacaagaagtgTTTCTATTGAGATTTTCCTGTGAAATACTAAagttttcaaatattttataatgaatacCCGAAGAAAGGTTATTATTTACAGTGGGTGGAAATAAGTACTggacgagtcaacattttttttttttcagtaaatatatttccaatgagtttattcacatgaaatcttcatcagacatcagtattaacccaagaaatccacaaatataaagaattcacaacattaaagtccatcaataaagttatgtgtcataaagtggaatgacacgggaaaaaattttcatttgaatcgcctcattggaaatatatttactgaaaaacatgttGACGCGCTCAATactcatttccaccactgtgtgTAGTATTGATTAACATGTGTAAGTATGATGACTGTTGAAGATGACAACCTTGAAGAGCATAACACTGGCTCCTGCTGATTGCCTAAAGTTGAGTACATCAGACACAATATGTATTCaaacacacttttctttttaaaccctTTATTTGTATTGACGTcccacttatttatttatttatttatttgtcaaacCTTCCCCAAATGCACATGTATAAGGTAAACCTGCACACTGGATtaattgtgtgtttactgttgGTTCATatgccaggttttttttttgtgcacagaCAGTTTTATACATCAGgaatttaatgttttatatcatTAGCATTTTTAACTTCCCACCAGGTTCACTAGCTACAGCGTACTTTACCAGTAGCCCATGTTCTCATGTGCAACGTTTTCTGGGCAGATCTGGTGTTTGGATGTTTGAACACGAGCACATCTTCTATAATTattcatttgctttcatttggTATTACCTTATATAATATTCATTTCAAGACCATGGGATTAAAAGGTTCTAACCAGACAATTCTGTAATTTTACTGTAACAAAGTAACAAACTCAGACATGCTAATTTTGTGATATCATTGGTTTTTCTTTTAGAGGTCATTTTAATAGGAAAATGGGAAATATCTGTTAAAAACTGTGACAAGAATTTAAGCTGTGTTCAGTCCCACATAGAACCTtcctacttaaaaaaaaaaaaaaatcaatcaatcaaccaatcaatcaaacatttcttttatttattgaccATGTACACCACTGAGACTAATGCACATACAAGtctgtgtataataataataataataataataataataataataataataatcgtaataaataagaataggaaaatgggaaaataaaagaatataaaaggATCCAACTGAAAAAAGTTATCATAATTGatatgtaataaaatgatgaaaaaagaacagaaaaatcaGATGACGAAGACTAATATAaccttaaataaatgtaaatatatacatcaaacaagcaaaataaaaaaaaaaaacacaactataatgtaatataataattaacagGAAGactacaaaatataataaaagcaaTATAAATTAAAACTATATTAACTACATCTAGAGTGAAACATGAAAGGTTTGATTGTACATTTAGAAATATCAAGATTTTCACCTGCCCTCAGATTGTTTCAAACCCTGGATGCACAACACCTGAATGCTGCTTCACCAAAAGTTCTCATTTTACGTACTGTACTTTGTGGAACACTTCCAGAAGAAGTTCCTCTGAGCAGATCTGAGGGGCTGGACCACACACCTACAGAGCTTTCCCCACCACATATAACGATAAGCAAACTAATCAAAGGATTCGAAATCATAAGGAAACTAACAGGTACCTGTAAAGACTTGAAAATGAGTGCAATATGTGCTCTCGTACTGCTGAATTAGACACAGCtgatttctttcattcttttttttttttattgagttaCTAGCACATGACATAAGTAAGCAATGACACATGACTAAAGACTTAGAGGTCAGATGATTCCTTAGTCTTCTTTTctgtgtcattattattattaatattattattatattcttcCTTGTGAAACACCACACCGCCAGGCTGCTTTAACCAATTCACTGTGGTGTTCTCTGGCATCCCATGATCCATCAGTTTCTCCTTGATCTGAGGAACAATAATTAATatgattttattaataattataccaCAACACTATCAAACACTTTCAAAGTGTATTTGACTTAGAGAAATCGATTTATCAacgtaaaaattttgaggtaattagtctCCTCAAATTTCTTGAGGTAAATGAACtgatccggttttacagtgtagaaaaaaataaagttttgatacggtgaagctttctgtaaggagacatttatttcacagggggctttggctgaatgcgcgtcgtgatgacgtaaCTAACGGAACTAACTCTTTTACAAATGTCCCACAACATTCACGATAACTATACGTtgataactaaataaataacaattttaatgaatggcaaactgctgtagtataagagaaataaaacactttgagacatgctgttaaaggaaactAACTGAATTTGGactggtaacagtaactcttctTTGAGTGGACACGTCACACTactccatcactgattattttcttataatagCATGTcccttcatgttttattctatacATAATGCAGGATAGGGAAACTTAACTTCTTcatatgagattattattattattattattattattattattaaaaatcttTGGGAATCAGCTACAACAGCCAGATTTTGATTACAACATGTCTCAAGCCCTTGCGGTCACaatgtatattaaaaacaaGGTTTTAGAGGATGAGACTTACTTTCTCTAAGATGGCCGCCTTGAACGCAGGATCGTTTACATCCTGTTTGGACTGGATCTTCACTCTTATGGTTTGTTTTCTTCCCGTGATATCTGGATCcagaaacacatacatacaacaaATATAgcttacatttaaaaagtagTTTTAAGCTGGTCGGTAGGCTATATGAGACCAAATATAACTTTAACTCACCTGAGTAACAGAAGAAAGGCTTGGTGTCTGAGCACGGCGCATCAGCTGCCTGGCCGTTAGTTACAAACCCACAGTCTTCATGGTCATTCCTATTATCAGGTTGCCCAGGCGCCCACATAACAGTGGACATGTTGGTCTCATTTATCCACTTCCAGGAGTCTCGGAACAGGCCTAACCAAGCAGAAGTAGTCAAAATGTTCTGAAAAGCTACACTTTCAATGGAGTTTTTGATGATGGCGAGGTCTGTGTAATGCTGTCTACAGTAACTCTGAGCATCAGACCAGTTCATCGGAGGTTTAGAGATGTAAATGTACCGGGAAGCAGCAAAGTTCCTGGCTGTAAGAAATGAAAACCACATGATCACTTCTTCCCGACAAGAGTTTTTGAGTTCATCTCATAGGCACCAGATATTAATTCAGGgtcacaaaaatatatttaaaaaagaaaaaaaaaatgtctgttgtTTGATTAATTTGTGCTGTCTTTAAAATTCCAAGTATATTTACTCTTCCAAGACATACTCTTTTTCATTTTACTCACACTACCAATTAAATGCGTGGACACGCAAGATTGAAGACGgacatttttgacatatttggacaagcaaacactGGGTCctgtttgaaacagtgcctattaataacgTTGATACAcgctatcaaatgacacataaaattgacatcttgtagtaattttcacaaattcactgaacaaaaaacagatcagtcacatggtaAAAAGCAAGTACACGCcgacatttatcacaccttcaaatccataaaattagaatcaagtgttcaagattgggGCTCAGATTTTAAATTTGTCCAGggctggccgtcccagcaaattcagtccaagagcAGCCCGTCTgctgcaaaaagaagtctccaagtatggcaaaatttcatcacaggatctgctagtaagtcttgcaaccgatggtgtcaaagtgcatgcttctataatcagaaagaaattgcacaaatttaacctgcatgtgaggcgtaccaggaaaaagcctttgcaggattacagtttgccaatgagcatatacaCAAAGACctggccttttggaataatgtgctctggacagaagaATCAAacagagttgtttggccatagtcatagcagacatgtttggcacagaccaaagacagctttttaaGAGAAGCAcatgaaatggtggaaatgttatggtctggggttgcttcactgcttcagggactggacagcttgcattcattgattcaactataaattctgcagcatatcaaagagtgcttgaagataatgtgaggccgtctgtccgaaagttggaattgaaatgaaagtggacctttcgaCAGGATAATAATCATAAGCACACGAgtaaatccaccaaggaatggctcaaaaagaagaaatggagggttatggaatggcctagtcaaagcccggatttgattCCCATTGAAGTGTTgcggggggatttgaaacgggcagtacgtgcaagaaaaccctcacacatcttgcaactgaaagaatattgcatggaagagtggtcattTCCCAAGAGtgggacaattatgcaaaacacctacaaggcattatttctgctaaagggcaCAAttctagcttctgaggccaaaaGTGTACGTACTTTTTccccacagaagaatatcacatctattgatatttctgttgaataaatgactgaaaaagctcattttcctcatggttttgttcaaatatatcaactttattcaTCGGCAcggtttcaaagatgatcaaatgtccgaatatgtcaaaaaaaaaaaaaagtcaacaatttccatggggtgtacttatttttctcacatgactGTACGTACACATATATTTCTAATCGCattcgaagaaaaaaaaatcagtaccTTGCAATTTAACACGGATCAGATATGGTTAACATTTCCCAAATCGCACACAGATGGTTTCATTTTGTCTGTTGCACTCTTTATGAAATCCCTTTCGagcacatttcatttcaatgcGCATGCTGAAAACACGGCTCAAAATGTTTTACAAGATAAATAGGATTGAGGAAATAGCTAAATTAGTAAAACTGTCCTTACCATCAAAGCACACGAAGGGCATTACAGTGTCACATGGTGCATCGTACCAACCACCGTGCCAGAAAGCCGCAACACATTCTTCATGTCCGTCTCTGTTGTTAGGCTGTTGGAAGAACGAATCCCAATCTTCAAATCCCAGTGGCTCGTTGTCAAAGGACCAGCGCCAGCTGTTGATGTCATTGTACAGGCCAATCCAAGCTTCGGAACTGAAACGTTGCCTCTGTGCTTCATTTTGAAGTCGGACCATGTCATCACTGCTTTTGATGATAGCCAGGTCGGTGTGTGAGGCTCGGCAGTAAGCCAGAGCATCATTCCATGTTTTCATCTCATGGATCAAATAGTACTTTCGGGATTCAGACAGGACAAAGCCGACAAAGCCTGTGGATGAGAATTTAAAAAAGGTTTGTAGGCAGGAATTCCCCCTAACTGATTTATTTCTCAATTGTGTAATAGTCTCCAAGTATGTTCCATATCGTATAGTTGGGCTATCAGTATAGGAGGACAGACGCTACCATGTTTCTCATCATTTCAACTTTGAAATTTGTATAGTTAGGAATTCTTGGTTTGGATGGTaactggtctgcacttatatagctcttttttaaccttagtggttccaaaacactttacactgtgtctcattcacccattcacacactcgcacaccattggtagcagagctgccatgcaaggcgctaacttgccatcaggagcaactttgggttcaaggacacttcagaatgtggagtcacgtgggccgggaattgaaccgccaaccctacgattagtggacaacccgctctaccacctgatccacaaccACCCATAAAGCAGCTAGGTTCTAATGTATAACCCTTTCTGAGATTTTCGAGAGTCCAGAGCagggggtgtccaatcttatccggaaagttcCGGTGTGggtacaggttttcattccaaccaagtagaagccacacctgagtctattgaaatccaacatcaactgattaaacaggtggaatcaggtgtggctcctgctcggttggaatgaaaacctacacCCACACCGGTCGgtcctttgcggataagattggacaccgcTGATCTAGAGGAACAAATCAAATAACGCTTAAGCGTTATAGATTAAAGTGTTGCACTGATTATAATCACTATAAACACTACTAATAATCCTCaaactgaacatcctttcaatgCGCTTAATACTGGTTGATTTTATAAGTTATTCATCTCTCGAAGAGTCATGATTTGTAATCCCTCGACACGATAGGTTCCCATTTGACTCTTTAAGATTTCCCCTTCTCATAATTTTCTTCAGCACTGTCTGCTCTggtttgttcattagggatctcagtctacatccagatttctgtaaagctgctttaggaCAGTGTTTAACGCGtgagattaaattaaaatttccGACTCGACATTACTCTCCGATGGGATGAGCTGCTATTCAGTTATTTTAACACGCACTCTGTATGCTTAGGAATCCCTTTCTCACTTGAGTTACCAATATTGGTGGCCCTTTAGATGAATACcatcacacatccacacacaccaTTATCATCCCTCTCACCTGTGAATACCAGGAGTTGGAACAGAGTCACCGTCATGATGTCTGATGTGTTACCAGGCAACtctacattcatttaaaaaaaaaaaaaaaaacgtagttAGAAAGCGAGCCATGTATTAGCAATATTATTGAAATAGTGCACAAAATACCCCCAGTGTAGAAAGGATTAGATTGGATTTCTTCACTACCACAACTACTGTTCTGAGAACCATCTACTCCATACCTTTTGTTTAAACTCATTCATCGTCATTCTAAATCTAA contains:
- the LOC128610421 gene encoding C-type mannose receptor 2-like isoform X2 encodes the protein MKTWNDALAYCRASHTDLAIIKSSDDMVRLQNEAQRQRFSSEAWIGLYNDINSWRWSFDNEPLGFEDWDSFFQQPNNRDGHEECVAAFWHGGWYDAPCDTVMPFVCFDARNFAASRYIYISKPPMNWSDAQSYCRQHYTDLAIIKNSIESVAFQNILTTSAWLGLFRDSWKWINETNMSTVMWAPGQPDNRNDHEDCGFVTNGQAADAPCSDTKPFFCYSDITGRKQTIRVKIQSKQDVNDPAFKAAILEKIKEKLMDHGMPENTTVNWLKQPGGVVFHKEEYNNNINNNNDTEKKTKESSDL
- the LOC128610421 gene encoding L-selectin-like isoform X1 — translated: MKTWNDALAYCRASHTDLAIIKSSDDMVRLQNEAQRQRFSSEAWIGLYNDINSWRWSFDNEPLGFEDWDSFFQQPNNRDGHEECVAAFWHGGWYDAPCDTVMPFVCFDARNFAASRYIYISKPPMNWSDAQSYCRQHYTDLAIIKNSIESVAFQNILTTSAWLGLFRDSWKWINETNMSTVMWAPGQPDNRNDHEDCGFVTNGQAADAPCSDTKPFFCYSGELKLYLVSYSLPTSLKLLFKCKLYLLYVCVSGSRYHGKKTNHKSEDPVQTGCKRSCVQGGHLRENQGETDGSWDAREHHSELVKAAWRCGVSQGRI